The sequence TGACAACGCCACTGGTGTAGCTGCCGCTGCCTTCGGTGGCCGCCATATCGTAGGCTCCGGTCACGGCCACCGGCGCCAACGTCGATACACCGGCGCCATCCTGCGGCGCACGGCGCAACTGGTAGCCTTCGCCGTTGGGATTGGCCACGGCCTGCAAGCCGGTGCCAGCCAGCAACTGGGCCAAGCCCTGTTCAGGCGTGTAACGGCCCGACAGCCCCTGGGTCATGACACCACGCGTCAGAGTCGGCGATGCAGCCACGGTGAGTTTGGCAGCGCTGCCAAACTGGCCCAGGGCCTGGTCCAGCGTAGTGGGCGCAATGGCGAAAACGATATCCGTGGCCGACGCAGCCTGGGCCCAGACTGCGGCCGGGGCGGCCAGCGCAAGTTGAACGGCAAGACACAAACGCGCGGGGCGCGCACGCAGCAGGGTGACTAAAAAGGTTGAAGACTGGCGTGATGCCATGACGGGATTCCTGGTTCGTCCGATGAGAGGCCAGACTTCGGGCGCCTCGAAGTCTGCTTTCCTGTCTAACGAACGAGAATCAATAACCTTCGCCGCCGTTACAAATTTTTTGCTCAGGCCACGCGCGGGCCGACGCTGACCCAGTAGCGGGTGCGATATCTGAGCTGCAGGCCCAGCACGCTTGCCAGCACTTCCAGCGCCCGATCGGTATCGTCGATGCGAAATGCGCCGGTCACCTCGCGGCTGGCTACCGCGGCATCGCAGCGCACGATGCCGGGCCGATAGCGTGCCAATTCGTCCAAAAAGCGGTCCAGCCGCATCCGGTTGGCCACCAGCATGCCATTGGCCCAGGCGGGCTGGTCCTCCTGGATAGCCGCAGCAAACAACAGCGTGCGATCGTCGAGCTCCGCCATTTCGCCGGCATGCACCACCCGGGCGGCTTGCCGGCGCGCGGCCGGCTCGGCGCGAACGGAACCCTCGAACACCGTCAGCCGGGTAATGCGGCGCCCCTGGTCCAGTTCGCGCACGGCAAAACGGGTTCCCAGCGGCGTCAGTACGGCATTTGAGGTTTTGACACGGAACGGGCGGCCGCCAGAATCGGCAGCAGTGGCGATCATGATTTCGCCCTCGCGTAAATCGAGTTGGCGGCGGGCGGCGTCAAAATCCAGGCTGACGACGGATCCGGTATTCATGGTCAGCACGGTGCCGTCGGGCAATGTCACGGTGCGCTGCTCGCCGGTGGCCGTGCGATAGACGTCGCCGCCGTCCCACACGCCCTGCCGGGCGGACATCCATCCTGCAGTGCCAAGAGCGAAGCCACCTACCGCCCACTTGAGCGCATTGCGGCGGGACCGCTTTTCGCAATACCGCAGAATCGTCTGCCCCGCCGTCGTGCCGGATACCGGCACGACGCAGACGGCGCCCATATCCTGACGGATACCCTGCATGCGCTGCCAGGCCAACTCGTGGCGAGCATCCGCCTGACGCCAGGCCGTACAGGCCGCCTCGGTATCCGTTCCGGGCGCGCCGAGCGTGCGCATCATCCATTGCGCCGCCTGCTCGACGATGGCCGGATGCAGGCGGTCGGTTTCGGAGGCGTTCATGCGTACAGCACCCCATAGCAATGCTGCCAGGCCTTGACCATATCGCGCTGCACGGCCTGCACCGACACGCCCAGGCGCTCGCTGACTTCCGGGTATGTCAGCCCTTCCACTTGGGCCAGGACGAACACTTGCCGCGCCCGCGCGGGCAACTGCTCCATCATGCGGCAGACCGCTTCCAGCGCCTCGACCACCAGCACATGCATTTCGGGACTCGCGACGACATCGTCGGCGCGGGCCGCAAGGGTTTCCAGATAGGCCTGCTCGATCGCCTTGCGGCGGGACTGGTCGATCAGCAACCGCTTGGCCACCGTGGTCAAGAACCCGCGGGGCTCGGCAAAGGCCAGGCGAGAACGGCTGCGCATGACCCGCTCGAACGTATCGTGCGCCAGATCCGCCGCTGCATCAGCGCCGCCGAGCCTGCGGTGCAGCATTTGCACCAGCCACCCGTGATGTTCTCGGTACAGGCTGACAAATTCGTCAGAGGTGGCGTAGTCGACAGGTTGCACGGGCCTTTCCATAAACGCTAATGGGAATTATTGCTAATTTTAAATGATGACGCTTCGGTGCGCTCGAAGGATCGCACCGATCCCCTTGTGTCTGCGCGTTTGGAAAACAAAACGAACAAAACGAACAAAAGACACCAGAAAAGATCGGGAACCCCCCAAGTTTGTGGCGCGTTTTTTTGTGTTTGAATCTGAGGACAAGAATGAATACCCGAAAAAATTCCCGAGGAGACAAACCATGCAAGCCAAGCGCATCGTACAAACCGCTTTTGTCCTGGCCGTGGCCGCAGGCAGTCATACCGCTTTTGCCGCCGACACCTGCTCGAACCGGGGCGATCTGGATGTAATGTACTGCGATGCCAACAAGGATCTGGTGGCCGATACGCCCACCGAGGCGTCCAAGCTGAAGACACCTTCGACCCTGGTCTTTACCTACACCCCGGTGGAAGACCCCGCGGTGTATGAAGACATCTTCAAGCCCTTCACCAACCACCTGGCGCAGTGCACCGGCAAACGCGTCGTGTTCTATCAGGTGCAGAGCAACGCGGCGGAAATCGAGGCCATGCGCTCGGGCCGCCTGCACGTCGGCGGCTTTTCCACCGGCCCGACGGCCTACGCGGTGAATATTGCGGGTGCCGTGCCGTTCGCGGTCAAGGGGTATGCCGATGGTTTTCAGGGTTACAACCTGATCGTGATCGTCAAGAAAGACAGCCCCTATCAAAAGCTCACGGACCTCAAGGGCAAGAAACTGGCGCACACCGCCCCCTCGTCCAACTCCGGCCATATGGCGCCGGTCGCGCTTTTCCCCAAAGAAGGGCTCACCCCCGACAAGGACTACAAGGTGGTCTTCTCGGGCAAGCACGACCAGTCGGTCATGGGCGTGAATTCGGGGGACTATGACGCCGCCGCCGTGGCCTCGGATGTGTTCAAGCGCATGGCCGAGCGCGGGCAAATCAAGGAAGAGGATTTCCGGGTGATTTACCGCAGCGAGAAATTTCCCACCTCGTCGTTTTCGTATGCGCACGACCTGGAGCCCAAGTTCCGCGACCAGATGCTCAAGTGCTTCTATGACTATCGCTTCCCCGATGAGATGAAAAAAGCCTTTGACGGCGCCGATCGTTTCTACCCGGTGACGTACAAGAAAGACTGGGCCATCGTTCGCGAAGTGGCTGAATCCGGCGGAGAGAGCTTCAATCGCGCGGCCTACGACCGCGAATCCGCCAAGAACAAAGGCAAGCAATAAGCATGACGACGTCTTTGCGCATTTCCGGCCTGGTCAAGGAGTACCGGGCCGGGCAGCCCGTCCTCAAGGGGATCGACCTGCACGTGGCCGGGCAGGGGTTGACCGCCATCATCGGTCCTTCGGGCACTGGCAAAAGCACGCTCTTGCGTTGCGTCAACCGGTTGATCGAGCCCACGCAGGGGCAAATCGTGCTGCAGGCCGATGGTGCCACCGTGGATCTGGCCCGCGTGCGCGGCCAGGCGTTGCGGCATGCCCGCAGGCGTATCGGCATGGTGTTCCAGGAGTACAACCTGGTCGAGCGCCTGACCGTCATGGAAAACCTGCTGACAGGCCGATTGGGCTATACCTCGGCGCTCAAGGCCTGGTTGCGCCGCTTCGAGCAGGAAGACATCGACCGCGCCTTCGGCCTGCTGGAGACAGTAGGCTTGGCAGGTTTTGCGGACCAGCGCGCCGATGCGCTGTCCGGCGGCCAGCGCCAACGAGTGGGTATCGCTCGCGCCCTGATGCAACGCCCGCAATTGCTGCTGGCCGACGAGCCGACCTCGTCGCTTGACCCCAAGACGTCGGTCGAGATCATGGAGCTGTTGACCGAACAAGGCAGCGCCAGTGGCATCCCCGTGCTGGTCAATATACATGACGTCGAACTCGCGCGCCGCTACGCCTCGCGCATTGTCGGCATGTCGGGCGGCCAGGTGGTCTACGACGGCGATGGACAAGGCCTGGACACCGCCACGCTCAAGGCTATCTACGGAGGCGAGTCGTGGTTGCAGTAGCCAAGGGACATCGCAGTGCCAGACGACCTTTTGCCCTGCCGTGGCAGGCACGGTTGCTGGCGGTGGCGTTGGTGGTTTATGCCGTCTACGCGGCCACACAATTGGACTTCAACTGGACGCGCATCAAGCACGGCATGGACCACGCGTCGACCTTTCTGGCGCGCATGGTGCCGCCCAACTTCGAAAAGCCCGCCACACTATGGAAAGGCATCGCCGAAAGCCTGGAAATCGCCGTACTGGCCTCGCTTCTGGGAATCGTGCTGTCGTTGCCCGTCGGCCTGCTGGGCGCGCGCAATATGATGCCGGCCTGGGTATCGTGGCCGGCGCGCGCGCTGGTGGCCTTGTGCCGCTCGCTGCATCCGGTCATCGTGGCGATTCTGTTCGTCAAGGCGGTGGGCTTTGGCGCATTAGCCGGCATTCTGGCGCTGACGCTGGCCTCGATCGGCTTTATCGGCAAGCTGTTTACGGAGGCCATCGAAGAGATCTCACTCAAGCAGGTCGAGGCCGTACGGGCCACCGGGGCCGCCTTTCCCAACCTCATCATCTTCGGCGTACTGCCTCAGGTATTCGCGCGGTTTGTCGGCTTTTCCACCTACCAGTTCGACTCCAACCTGCGCAACTCCACCATGGTGGGCATCGTCGGAGCGGGCGGCGTAGGCGGGACCTTGTTTTCGGCGTTCCAACGGTTCGACTATGACTTTGTGTCGGCCATTCTGATCACCCTCATCGCCATCATCATGCTGGGAGAAATGCTGGCAGGCATGGTGCGAGCGGTGTTCCTTGAAGGGTGGAGCTTTGACCGTCTCCTGGTCAAACGCTTTAATGGCGCACGGGGCCTGAGCAAACCGGAGGGCCGGCCATGACGAGCGCACTGCTCACTCAACCTGAAGACGGCCACCGCACCTGGCAACGCTACAGCGCAGGCCAGCGTCTGCTGCGCTTCATGCTCTATCTGCTGGTGGTGGCGGCGGTCGTGCAGGCCATGCGCGGCGTGGAGATCATCCCCGAATTTCTCTACGACGCACCGCAACAGATGGGAGATCTGTTTACACGGATGTGGCCCATCGACTGGGCGTTCTATGCCGAAGGCGTGCACGGCCCGCTGATAGAAACCCTGCACATCGCCACGCTGGGCACGCTGATATCGGTGCTGCTGGCCGTGCCCGTGGGCCTGCTGGCGGCCAACAATCTCACCCCCAGCCGTATCCTCAATCAATTGGCCCGGCTGATCCTGGTTTCCAGCCGTTCGGTCAATTCGCTGGTGTGGGCGTTGCTGTTCATCGCCATCTTCGGACCGGGCGCGCTGGCGGGCATCTTGGCCATCGCCTTCCGGTCCATAGGCTTTGTCGGCAAGCTCGTGGGCGAGGCCATCGAACAGGCGCACCGCGGCCCCATCGAAGCGTTGACGGCGTCTGGCGCCAGCCGCAGCGCGGTCCTTTGGTACGGCTATTGGCCGCAGATCCGGCCGGCATTCTGGTCCATCGTGCTGTTGCGTTGGGACATTAATGTGCGCGAATCCGCCGTGCTAGGCCTGGTCGGCGCGGGCGGCATCGGCATGGTCCTGGACACCGCGCTCAATCTCTTTCAGTGGGATCGCGTCGCACTGGTGCTGGTATCCATCTTCGCCATTGTCGTGGTGGCCGAGATCGTCATCACCCAGGCCCGCAAGCACATCCTCTGATCCTCGCGCCCGCCTGATGGATATATGCCGCCCCCAGGGGCGGCATTTTTCATCACCAAGCAATCCTTTCTCGTTAAATTGACGATAAAGGTCCGTATGGGTTGAATTTTCTTGATTTATTTCTGATATATGACAGGTCATCAAGAACGGGCTATGCCATGATTACTATCCCGACTTTTGCGTGGGCAAGGACGACATGTCAGAACAAGAGTTGAAACTGCACGTCCCCGCCAGGGCGGTCGAGGGCATCAAACAGGACATCGCCGAACGCCAGGCGACACGCCTGCCGCTGCGCGCCATGTATTTCGATACACCCGAGCGCGAACTCGTCCGGGCGCGCATCGCCCTGCGCCTGCGCCAGGAGGGCGACACCTGGGTGCAAACCGTCAAGATGCCCGGCGCCAACGCCATCAGCCGCATCGAACTCAACCACCTTCGTCCTGGCCCCGTGCTGGACTTGTCGGTCTATGCGGGCACCGAGGTCGGCGACGCACTGGCCCGCATACATGGCCAGTTAGGGGTTTGCTATGAAACCGATGTGCAGCGCCTGCTCTGTAAGCTGCACGCCCGCGAGGGCACGGTCGAAGCCGCCCTGGATCTGGGTGTGCTGCGCGCAGGCGGCCTGGAGCTGCCTATTTGCGAAATCGAGTTCGAGTTGCTTTCGGGCCGCCCGGAGGCGATTTTTACTATGGCGCGGGACTGGCAGCAACGCCACGGCCTGATACTGGATTCGCGCAGCAAATCCGAGCGCGGTGACGCGCTGGCGCAATTGGCGGCGGCCCTCGCCCTGGCTGGCGACGAAGCCACCGCACAGCAGATCGTGGCGCGTTTCTGGGCGCCGCGCGGAGCCACCAGCGTCAAGCTCAGCGCGGATATGAGTCCCGTGCAGGCCATGAGCCGTGTCGGCGACGAGTGCCTGGAGCAGATCATCCGCAACGCGGCGATGCTGGCCGAAGTCGATACGGCCGGCATCTATGCCGCCGGCGGACCCGAGCATGTGCATCAACTGCGCGTGGGCATGCGCCGACTGCGTTCGGCCTGGAGCCTGTTCGAAGGTGCTATCGCGCCCGCGCCGGCTGCGCTGCAATCGGGCCTGCGCGAGTATTTCGCAGCCCTGGGCACCAGCCGAGACCAGGATGTGTTGGCTGACACCATCATCCCGGCCCTTACCCAGGCTGGCATGCCGGACATCCCGGTCGAACCGGTGGCGCGCGGAGCAGATGCGCAAGCGCTGTGCAGCGGGATAGCCTTTCAAGGCTGGCTGTTGGACTTGTACGAATGGAGCATGAACGTGCGCGCCGTGCCCGGCGAGCAAGGGGTGCCCGAACCGGTGATTACCGAGGGTATGCCCATCGAGCCCGCCATCATCCCGCTCGATGCCGCGCCACCCAAGCCGACGTTGCAGCCCTTTCTGACGTGGCGACTACGCAAGTGGCATAAACAGGTTGTCTCGCAGGGCCGGCAGTTCGCAGACCTGGAGCTGGAGGCGCGCCATGAGCTTCGCAAACGTGGCAAACGGCTGCGCTACGCGCTGACCTTTGCGGAGTCCCTGCTGCCTGGCGCCCGCTTGCGCGCCTATCGCAAGCAACTGGCACGCGTGCAGGATCTGCTGGGTGAAATCAATGACCTGGCCGTCGCTGCCGAGCACTATCGGGCGCAAACCCTGCACCATCCCCAGGCCTGGTTTGCGCTGGGGTGGATCGCGGCAAGGCTGGAGGTGCTTGCCACCGAGGCTCAGCCCACATTCGTGAAGCTGGCCGACGGCAAGGCGTTCTGGAAAAGCTAGGCACGGCGTGGCGACTCAGGTGCGCGGGCCCGTGATGCCCGAACACCTGGCGCGAGGGGCTGCCGCCTCAGTCTGCCAGCAAGGCGGAGGCGAACTCTTCGGCCACGAAGGGCTGCAAGTCTTCCAGGCCCTCGCCCACGCCTATCCAGTAGACGGGCACCGGCCGCACGCCCTGGCTGCCGGCGGCCACGGCGGCCAGGGTGCCGCCCTTGGCGGTACCGTCCAGTTTTGTCACGACCAGACCCGTGAGCTGAATGGCCGCGTCAAAGGCCCGGATCTGGGCCAGCGCGTTCTGGCCGGTGTTGCCATCGACCACCAGTAAAACCTCATGCGGCGCGGCCGCATCGGCCTTGCTGATGACGCGACGGATCTTCTTGAGTTCTTCCATCAGGTGCAACTGCGTGGGCAGGCGCCCTGCGGTGTCTATCATGACCACGCCGACGCCACGCGCCCGGCCCGCATTGACCGCGTCAAAGGCCACGGCGGCGGGGTCGCCCCCTTCCTGCGCGATGACGGTGACGTTGTTGCGGGTGCCCCATTCGACCAGTTGCTCACGCGCTGCCGCGCGGAACGTGTCGCCGGCAGCCAGCAGCACACTGGCGCCCTGCCGTTGAAAGGTATGGGCCAGCTTGCCAATGGAGGTCGTTTTGCCGGCGCCGTTGACGCCGGCGATCATCACCACCAGAGGCTGGGTGCGCGTGAGGTCAAAGCTGCGCTCGAGCGGCTTGAGGTGTTGCGTCAACAGTTGACGCAGCGCCGTCTTGACCTGAGCCGCATCTTCGATGCGGTCTTTTTTGACGCGCGCACGCAACTCCGTGAGGAGTTTTTCGGTGGCTTCGATACCGGCATCGGCCATGATGAGGGCGGATTCCAGCTCTTCGAACAGATTTTCGTCGACTTTTACGCCGACGAAAATGCCGCCGATGCTCTGCCCGGTACGCGCCAGGCCCTGTTTGAGACGATTGAGCCAGGAGGCCTTTTTGGGTGCGGCGGCCGGTTCGGCGGCAGCGGCCGGCGCGATGGCCGAAGGCGAAGGCGCCGGCGGCACAACGGGCGCGGCGACGGGTTCCGGCACGGCGGGCACAGGCGAGGCGGCCGGTTCGGGCTGAACGGGCGGCGCCGCCGGATGCACCGCAGGCGGCGGGACAGGCACAGCAGGCGCTGCGGCGGGTGGAGGGGACGGAACAGCGGGCGGCGAGACGGGCGCGGCCGGCTGGACGACAGGCTCCGGCGGCGGCGCGGGCGAAGCCTGCGCGGCGGGCGGAGGGGTCTTTTTCTTGAAGAAGCTGAACATGTGCAAAAGTATATTCGGGATCCGCATCACCACGCTGCGACCGGCTACTATTCGCGCCAGGAGGTTCCGTTCTTGAAGCAATCTGCTAGCGGCGCACGCGCCATTCGCATCGTCGGCGGCCAGTTCCGCCGCACCCCGATCACCGTGCCGGATGTCCCGGGCCTGCGGCCCACTCCCGACCGTGTGCGGGAGACCCTGTTCAACTGGCTCAACCATCTCTGGCACGCCGACTTCCACGATAAGCGCGTGCTGGACCTGTTTGCCGGCAGCGGCGCGCTGGGCCTGGAAGCCGCCTCGCGCGGCGTGGCCCAGGTCCAGATGGTCGAGCGCGATCGCGCCGCGGTGTCCGCGCTGCGGACGCTGCGCGACAAGTTGAAAGCCGAGCAAATCCGCATCCACGCGGGCGACGCGATGGAGGTTCTGTCGCGCATGGATGCCTCGCGTTTCGATCTCGTGTTGCTGGACCCGCCCTTCGGACAGGGGTGGCTGGAGCGGATCTGGCCCTTGCTGCCCGCCGTGCTGGACGACGCCGCCCTCATCTATGTGGAATCCGAGGCTCCCATCGCCGCCCCCCGGATTTTGAGCTTTTACGCAACGGTAAAGCCGGAGCTGTCCATTACGGTTTGCTCCAGTTTGCTGCATTGCGGAAAACGGAGAATAATCCGGGTTCGGAGGATGGTGTTACACCATAAACAAACAAGGTTTGGGAGCCTGCATGATCACTGCCGTATACCCCGGCACGTTCGACCCGCTGACGCGCGGTCACGAAGACTTGGTGCGCCGCGCCGCTGCCCTGTTCGACAAAGTGGTCGTGGGGGTGGCGTTCAGCCGCAATAAAAAGCCCTTCTTCAGCATCGACGAGCGGGTTGAAATCGCCCGCGAAGTGCTGGGCCATTACCCCAATGTCGAAGTCCGCAGCTTCGGCGGTCTGCTCAAGGACTTCGTGCGCGAGCAGAATGGCCGTGTCATCGTGCGCGGGCTGCGCGCCGTCTCGGACTTCGAATACGAATTTCAGATGGCCGGCATGAACCGCCACCTGCTGCCCGACGTCGAGACGCTGTTCATGACGCCTTCGGATCAGTACCAATTTATCTCGGGCACCATCGTGCGCGAAATCGCGCAACTGGGCGGCGACGTAAGCAAGTTCGTCTTCCCCTCGGTGGAGCGTTGGCTGCAAGCCAAGGCCAAGGAACGCCGCGAGCAATCCTGGCCCAACAACGCCGGCTAAGCATTCACCAACCGGGCGCTACAATGCGAGGGACTCCAGTCCCTCGCCCGCCCTGCCATGGCCTTACTCATCACCGACGAATGCATCAACTGCGACGTCTGCGAACCGCAGTGTCCCAACGAAGCCATTTCGATGGGCGAGGATTATTACGTCATTGACCCAGATCGCTGCACCGAATGCGTGGGCCATTACGATGAGCCGCAATGCCAGGTGGTCTGCCCGGTCGAGTGCATCGAACTGCACCCGCAATGGAAAGAAGGCCAGGAAAGCCTGATGGCCAAGTATCGCCGCCTGACGGGTGCGCCCGCATGAGCGAGGGCCCGCCGCCCTCCACGCTCGCCTCCCCCGCCTGAACGCTGCACGGGATGTCTCCGTCTCGGCCCTGGTGGCTGGGCTCGTGGCCGTCATCGTCAGTTTCAGCGGTACCGCCGTCCTGATGGTGCAGGCCGGCCATGCCGGCGGACTGAGCACCGCCCAGATCGGCTCCTGGCTTGGGTCGATCTGCCTGGCGCTGGGCGTGGGTGGCGCGGTCATCAGCCTGCGTACCGGACTGCCCGTGGTGTTTGCCTGGTCTACGCCCGGCGCCGCGCTCCTGGTCACAGGGCTGGTCGGCGTGCCGTTTGACCAGGCGGTCGGCGCTTTTGTACTGGCAGCTCTACTCACCTTCGTCTGTGGTGTCTTCGGCTGGATAGACCCCATCGTGCGCCGCATCCCCGGCGAACTTGCCGGCGCCATGTTGGCCGGGGTGCTCTTGAATTTCGGTATGGGCATTTTTCGCCATATGGCGGGGGCTCCGGCGCTGGTGCTACTGATGTGCGCGGCCTACCTGGTGTGCAAGCGCTGGTTGCCACGCTTTGCCGTCATGGCCGTACTGGTGCTGGGCCTGGCGGTGGCCGCCAGCCAAGGCCTGCTGCATCTGGAGGCCGTGCGCTGGGAGTGGACGACCTTTGTCTGGACCACCCCGCACTTTACGCTGCAGGCCGCCATCAGCCTGGGGATACCCTTGTTTGTCGTGGCCATGGCTTCTCAGAACCTGCCCGGCCTAGCCATTCTGCAGGCTGCCGGCTATCGCCCGCCCGCGTCTCGCCTGGTTGCCGTCACCGGTCTGGCCGGTCTGGCCGCCGCACCGTTTGGCGCGCACAGCGTCACGCTGGGCGCCATCATCGCGGCGATCTGCACCGGACCGGAAGCGCATCCTGATCCGGCCCGGCGGTATATCGCCGCGGCGACCTATGGCCTGAGCTATGTGCTGCTGAGTGTGGCGGCCGGCACCGTTGCCGTGTTTTTCCAGGCGTTGCCTGCGGCGCTCATCGCCGCCCTGACGGGACTGGCGCTCTTGGGCGCCATCATGGGAGGGATGGCCAATGCCATGGGCAATGCACAGCGCCGGGAGGCGGCATTGATCACCTTGCTGGCCACGGCTTCGGGCGTCAGCTTCTGGGGTATTGGTTCGGCTTTCTGGGGTCTGGCCGCGGGCCTGCTCGCCCACATGGTATTGAGCCTGCGCGCGAAGGCTTAGACAGGCCAGCGCACCGCTGCCATATCGGGATGCACTTTGAGCAGGCGCGCCGGGATACCCAGATAGTTGGACATCCAGGCCGACGCCAGCTCGCCCTCGTCAACGACGTCGACCGTCTGCCCGCCGATCAGGATCTGGTAGCGCACACTGTCATCATCTTCGATAACATCCAGCGGAATATCCAGACGCAGCATGCCTGGCGCACGCAGGACCAAGTATCCCAATCTCACATCGACGTTGATCTCGGCCAGCCTAGGGGCGAGCTCGCGTGACAGCCATTGGCCGGCGTCGTTGCTGACCAGCCAGCGCCGATGGTAGGGCTGCGCCTCGGCCTGAGCAGTCGAGCCGCAATCGGCGATGGGTTGATAGGTGACGCTCATTTGCCAAGAATGCCCTTGAGTGCCTTGCCCACTTCATTTTTGCCGGACTTGCCGCCCAGCGCATCCTTGATCTTGCTCTCGACACCGCGCTTGAGCAGCGAGCCGGCGATCTCACGCCACTGCACGGTGTAGACGGGCTTGTCGAACGTACCGCTGATGAGCACAGGGACGGGCAAATTGCGCAGGTCGGCAAGATCCTTGCCTTCGTTGCTGGTGTTGACCACGCGTGCAATCGCCACGACATTAATGGTGCTATTGACGAAGTCGATCGTCGCGGGGCTGCCTTGCGTCACGCGCAGATAATCCGTGGCGATATCCAACCGCTTGACCGTGCCGACGCCTTTGGCCAAGGTCATGTCGCCGTCCATGGCGCCAAACGTCGTCTGGCGCGAATTGTCCGCGCCGAAGGACATCTCCTGCGATTGGCTGACCACGGCCTTGAGATCACGCAGCGT comes from Bordetella holmesii ATCC 51541 and encodes:
- a CDS encoding 4Fe-4S binding domain protein is translated as MALLITDECINCDVCEPQCPNEAISMGEDYYVIDPDRCTECVGHYDEPQCQVVCPVECIELHPQWKEGQESLMAKYRRLTGAPA
- a CDS encoding benzoate transporter family protein, which produces MAVIVSFSGTAVLMVQAGHAGGLSTAQIGSWLGSICLALGVGGAVISLRTGLPVVFAWSTPGAALLVTGLVGVPFDQAVGAFVLAALLTFVCGVFGWIDPIVRRIPGELAGAMLAGVLLNFGMGIFRHMAGAPALVLLMCAAYLVCKRWLPRFAVMAVLVLGLAVAASQGLLHLEAVRWEWTTFVWTTPHFTLQAAISLGIPLFVVAMASQNLPGLAILQAAGYRPPASRLVAVTGLAGLAAAPFGAHSVTLGAIIAAICTGPEAHPDPARRYIAAATYGLSYVLLSVAAGTVAVFFQALPAALIAALTGLALLGAIMGGMANAMGNAQRREAALITLLATASGVSFWGIGSAFWGLAAGLLAHMVLSLRAKA
- a CDS encoding MOSC N-terminal beta barrel domain protein, which gives rise to MSVTYQPIADCGSTAQAEAQPYHRRWLVSNDAGQWLSRELAPRLAEINVDVRLGYLVLRAPGMLRLDIPLDVIEDDDSVRYQILIGGQTVDVVDEGELASAWMSNYLGIPARLLKVHPDMAAVRWPV
- the coaD gene encoding pantetheine-phosphate adenylyltransferase; this encodes MVVGVAFSRNKKPFFSIDERVEIAREVLGHYPNVEVRSFGGLLKDFVREQNGRVIVRGLRAVSDFEYEFQMAGMNRHLLPDVETLFMTPSDQYQFISGTIVREIAQLGGDVSKFVFPSVERWLQAKAKERREQSWPNNAG